One genomic segment of Paraburkholderia phymatum STM815 includes these proteins:
- a CDS encoding HPP family protein has protein sequence MTRSPFLQWLARFYPAAMNVKWPERMRSALGALIGIAFTGGSMHLLLGPAANIPMLVAPMGASAVLLFGVPASPLAQPWSIIGGNLVSATVGVACATLISDPVAAAALAVGVAIAAMFALRCVHPPSGAVALTAVLGGPAIHALGFRFVLEPILVQSAALLGAALVYHAVTGHRYPHATRAAPAAPQMPASADSVTRADLEAVLNRRGELLDIDPEDLETLFRETQMHAYARTFGELACRDVMSAPVVSVAPNTTLRAAADLLQRHSIKALPVVDNRQHVVGILTRADLTNKPKSADLRLMEALSARLFKRDENRGRLVSSVMTTHVRTVATDTPIVELVPFFADDGHHHIPVIDTHDRLVGIITQSDLIEGLYRQSQMQTQTQQRPAAA, from the coding sequence TTGACCCGTTCCCCCTTTCTCCAGTGGCTGGCGCGTTTTTATCCCGCCGCGATGAACGTCAAATGGCCCGAGCGCATGCGCTCGGCACTCGGCGCGCTGATCGGCATCGCCTTCACGGGCGGCAGCATGCATCTGCTGCTCGGGCCGGCCGCGAACATTCCGATGCTGGTCGCGCCGATGGGCGCGTCGGCCGTGCTGCTATTTGGCGTGCCCGCGAGTCCGCTGGCGCAGCCGTGGTCGATCATCGGCGGGAACCTGGTGTCGGCGACGGTCGGCGTGGCCTGTGCGACGCTGATCTCCGACCCGGTCGCGGCTGCGGCTCTCGCCGTCGGCGTCGCAATCGCCGCGATGTTCGCGCTGCGCTGCGTGCACCCGCCGTCAGGCGCCGTCGCGCTGACGGCTGTGCTCGGCGGCCCGGCCATCCATGCGCTCGGCTTTCGCTTCGTGCTCGAGCCGATCCTGGTCCAGTCGGCGGCGCTGCTGGGCGCGGCGCTTGTCTATCACGCGGTGACGGGGCACCGCTATCCGCACGCCACCCGCGCGGCGCCCGCCGCTCCGCAAATGCCCGCGTCGGCTGACAGCGTCACGCGCGCCGACCTCGAAGCCGTGCTGAACCGCCGTGGCGAACTGCTCGACATCGACCCGGAAGACCTCGAAACCCTGTTCCGCGAAACGCAGATGCACGCCTACGCACGCACGTTCGGCGAACTGGCATGCCGTGACGTGATGTCGGCGCCCGTGGTTAGCGTCGCGCCCAACACGACATTGCGTGCCGCCGCCGACCTGTTGCAGCGCCATTCGATCAAGGCGCTGCCCGTGGTCGACAACCGTCAGCACGTGGTGGGCATCCTGACGCGCGCCGACCTGACGAACAAGCCGAAAAGCGCCGACCTTCGTCTGATGGAAGCGCTGTCGGCGCGTCTCTTCAAGCGCGACGAGAATCGCGGCCGGCTCGTCAGCAGCGTGATGACGACGCACGTGCGCACCGTCGCGACGGACACGCCGATCGTTGAACTGGTGCCCTTCTTCGCCGACGACGGTCACCATCACATTCCCGTGATCGACACGCACGACCGGCTGGTCGGCATCATCACGCAGTCCGATCTGATCGAAGGCCTTTACCGGCAAAGCCAGATGCAGACCCAGACGCAACAGCGTCCCGCGGCCGCTTGA
- the phaP gene encoding phasin family protein (Members of this family are phasins (small proteins associated with inclusions such as PHA granules). Note that several different families of phasins have been named PhaP despite very little sequence similarity to each other.), giving the protein MEPFDAANPFAEFNKLFEQFKLPGFDVPAVMEARRKDVEALIAANQTAVQGMQALAQKQAEMLRATLSELQEAVQKQAASGGMPSAQTAELVQQTLHKALADMQQLTQAAYRTQADSYAVIAKRVEENVEELKTLLQKK; this is encoded by the coding sequence ATGGAACCCTTTGACGCTGCCAACCCGTTCGCCGAATTCAACAAGCTGTTCGAACAGTTCAAACTGCCCGGATTCGACGTGCCGGCCGTGATGGAAGCGCGTCGCAAGGATGTCGAGGCGCTGATCGCCGCCAATCAGACGGCCGTGCAGGGCATGCAGGCCCTTGCACAGAAGCAGGCCGAGATGCTGCGTGCGACGCTGAGCGAACTGCAGGAGGCTGTGCAGAAGCAGGCGGCATCGGGCGGCATGCCGTCGGCGCAAACGGCCGAACTCGTCCAGCAGACGCTGCACAAGGCACTCGCGGACATGCAGCAGCTCACGCAGGCCGCTTATCGCACGCAGGCCGATTCGTATGCGGTTATTGCGAAGCGCGTCGAAGAGAATGTCGAAGAGCTGAAGACGCTGCTGCAGAAGAAGTGA
- a CDS encoding ribbon-helix-helix domain-containing protein — protein sequence MCNVYVNADPILYESRTRSLRIHGVITTVRLENLFWDVLHEIASRENMTTTQFAVKLYDELITLRGEVPSNFASFLRVCCLRYLSIVAGKSELTSLPLPVPEPKPRVLKTV from the coding sequence ATGTGCAACGTGTACGTCAACGCGGACCCGATCCTGTATGAATCGCGCACGCGTTCGCTGCGCATCCACGGCGTGATTACGACCGTGCGGCTGGAGAATCTCTTCTGGGACGTGCTGCATGAAATCGCGTCGCGCGAGAACATGACGACCACGCAATTCGCCGTCAAGCTCTACGACGAACTGATCACGTTGCGTGGCGAAGTGCCCAGCAATTTCGCGTCGTTCCTGCGCGTGTGCTGTCTGCGCTATCTGTCGATCGTCGCGGGCAAAAGCGAGTTAACCAGCTTGCCTTTGCCTGTCCCGGAGCCGAAGCCGCGTGTGCTGAAGACCGTCTGA
- a CDS encoding MarR family winged helix-turn-helix transcriptional regulator: protein MKVLTRSLNKADYEQLSEFRYQMRRFERFSEQAAQGEGITPLQYLLLLHIKGYPDREWATIGELAERLQAQHHGVVALVSRCEALELVKRKVSETDRRQVEVHLLKAGEKVLARLAELHRAELRSLKGAFTIPQIDL, encoded by the coding sequence ATGAAAGTTCTCACACGCTCGCTGAACAAAGCGGACTACGAACAGCTCTCGGAGTTTCGCTATCAGATGCGGCGCTTCGAACGCTTCTCCGAACAGGCCGCGCAGGGTGAAGGCATTACGCCGCTGCAATACCTGTTGCTGCTGCATATCAAGGGCTACCCCGATCGCGAGTGGGCGACTATCGGCGAACTGGCGGAACGTCTGCAAGCGCAGCATCACGGCGTCGTCGCGCTGGTCTCGCGCTGCGAAGCGCTCGAACTCGTCAAGCGCAAGGTGAGCGAGACCGATCGACGCCAGGTGGAGGTGCATCTGCTGAAGGCCGGGGAAAAAGTGCTGGCGCGGCTCGCGGAGCTGCATCGCGCCGAACTGCGCTCGCTCAAGGGTGCGTTCACCATTCCGCAGATCGACCTCTGA
- a CDS encoding chloride channel protein, with product MSDNSHKRDFSSNSRLPGISLLAAGIGFLSTIAAFLLLSLIHLFTNLFFFGSFSFADRSPAGNTLGVWVIVIPVIGGLIVGMMARFGSEKIRGHGIPEAIEAILFGKSRMSPKVAVLKPLSSGIVIGSGGPFGAEGPIIMTGGALGSLIAQCVHVTSAERKTLLVAGAAAGMTAVFGTPVAAVLLAVELLLFEWRPRSFLPVALACAVAGFARAIFFGTEALFPLQTAAPTAISLVSCVIAGLLSGALASGLSAALYKTEDLFHKLPLHWMWWPAIGGLAVGIGGFIEPRALGVGYDVIGDLLHQHIAVQVAVAILVVKAVIWVIALGSGTSGGVLAPLLMLGAGLGAVLGHVLPGNEPALWPLVCMAATLGATLGAPLTAILFAFGLTHDANALLPLLAATLVAHGFATVVMKRSIMTEKIARRGYHIYREYGVDPLERHYVDEVMTQKVDSINGALSVRDALMSHFGATQRRRAYPVVRENGAVLGVVDRATLDAVRDGATQHTLETPLADVMKDRPLVVALPDETCRLIATRLAVHDLERLPVVVDRDSMQLLGVVSRSDLVKTSVAHFDEEHKRERFRRLSFSAHRKPFEPVRKTPTRTHG from the coding sequence ATGAGCGACAACTCTCACAAGCGGGATTTTTCCAGCAACTCGCGCTTGCCAGGCATTTCGTTGCTGGCGGCAGGCATTGGCTTTCTCAGCACGATCGCCGCGTTCCTACTGCTGAGCCTGATTCATCTGTTCACGAACCTGTTCTTCTTCGGCAGCTTTTCATTCGCCGACCGCTCGCCTGCGGGGAATACGCTCGGCGTATGGGTGATCGTCATTCCCGTGATCGGCGGGCTGATCGTGGGCATGATGGCCCGCTTCGGTTCGGAAAAAATTCGCGGACACGGCATTCCCGAAGCCATCGAAGCCATTCTGTTCGGCAAGAGCCGCATGTCGCCGAAGGTCGCCGTGCTCAAGCCGCTGTCGTCCGGCATCGTGATCGGCAGCGGCGGCCCGTTCGGCGCGGAAGGTCCGATCATCATGACGGGCGGCGCGCTCGGCTCGCTGATCGCGCAGTGCGTGCACGTGACGTCGGCGGAACGCAAGACGCTTCTCGTCGCTGGAGCCGCCGCGGGCATGACGGCTGTGTTCGGCACGCCCGTCGCGGCCGTGCTGCTCGCGGTCGAACTGCTGCTGTTCGAATGGCGGCCGCGCAGCTTTCTGCCCGTCGCGCTCGCGTGTGCGGTGGCAGGCTTCGCACGCGCGATCTTCTTCGGCACGGAAGCGCTGTTTCCGCTGCAAACGGCGGCGCCCACGGCTATTTCGCTGGTGTCGTGCGTAATCGCCGGACTGTTGTCGGGTGCGCTCGCGTCCGGCCTGTCGGCAGCGCTCTACAAGACTGAAGACCTCTTTCACAAGCTGCCGCTGCACTGGATGTGGTGGCCCGCCATCGGCGGTCTGGCCGTGGGCATCGGCGGATTCATCGAGCCGCGCGCGCTGGGCGTCGGCTATGACGTGATCGGCGATCTGCTTCATCAGCACATCGCGGTGCAGGTGGCCGTGGCGATTCTCGTCGTCAAGGCGGTGATCTGGGTGATCGCGCTCGGCTCCGGCACGTCGGGCGGCGTGCTCGCGCCGCTGCTGATGCTTGGCGCGGGCCTCGGCGCCGTGCTCGGTCACGTGCTCCCCGGCAACGAGCCCGCGCTGTGGCCGCTCGTGTGCATGGCCGCGACGCTCGGCGCGACGCTTGGCGCACCGCTCACGGCCATCTTGTTCGCCTTCGGCCTCACGCACGACGCCAACGCGCTACTGCCGCTGCTCGCCGCGACACTGGTCGCGCACGGCTTCGCCACCGTCGTGATGAAGCGCTCGATCATGACGGAGAAGATCGCACGGCGCGGTTATCACATCTATCGCGAGTATGGTGTCGATCCGCTCGAACGGCATTATGTGGATGAAGTGATGACGCAAAAGGTCGATTCGATCAACGGCGCGCTCAGCGTGCGCGACGCGCTCATGTCGCACTTCGGCGCCACGCAGAGGCGCCGCGCATATCCCGTCGTGCGGGAGAATGGCGCGGTGCTCGGCGTCGTCGACCGCGCGACGCTCGATGCCGTGCGCGACGGCGCAACGCAGCATACGCTCGAAACGCCGCTCGCCGACGTGATGAAAGATCGTCCTCTGGTCGTCGCGCTGCCTGACGAAACCTGCCGTCTCATCGCAACGCGTCTTGCCGTGCATGATCTCGAACGCCTGCCCGTCGTGGTCGATCGCGATTCGATGCAGCTGCTCGGCGTCGTCTCGCGCAGCGATCTCGTGAAGACTTCCGTCGCGCACTTCGACGAAGAGCACAAGCGCGAGCGCTTTCGGCGCCTGAGCTTTTCGGCGCACAGGAAACCGTTCGAGCCGGTGCGCAAGACGCCGACGCGCACGCACGGCTAA
- a CDS encoding GMC family oxidoreductase, whose amino-acid sequence MDDNNKVHFSHNDARAVVIIGSGAGGGTLANELAQKGIDVIVLEAGKLHTQGDFTTDEWGSFSMLSWLDRRTTSGTWRIATDFPNLPAWICKTVGGTTTHWAGASLRFQPHEFKAKTHYGEIKDANLLDWPVTSEEMAPWYDRAEKKMGVTRTNGLPGLPGNNNFKVMYNGATKVGYKACNTGHMATNSIVRDDRAHCFQRGFCFQGCRTGAKWSTLYTEIPRAQATGHMELRTQAQVVKIDTDAKGKASAVVYYDADGKLQRQKARIVAVAGNAIETPRLLLNSHSSRFPDGLANSSGQVGRNYMRHTTGSVYAVFNDKVDMYKGTTMAGIIEDEARFDTSRGFAGGYHMETVSLGLPFYAAFLNPGAWGADFAQAMDSYPYTAGMWIVGEDMPRETNRITLNTDVKDQYGLPVPNVHFDDHPNDEAMREHGFRQGSAVYQAAGAKTVYRVPPYPSTHNLGTARMSARAQDGVCNRFGQTHDAPNLFISDGSQFTTGAAENPTLTIVTLAIRQADYIASQMNRRTI is encoded by the coding sequence ATGGACGACAACAACAAGGTGCACTTCTCGCACAACGATGCGCGCGCCGTGGTGATCATCGGCTCGGGCGCGGGCGGCGGCACACTCGCGAACGAGCTGGCGCAAAAGGGCATCGACGTGATCGTGCTCGAGGCGGGCAAACTGCATACGCAAGGCGATTTCACTACCGACGAGTGGGGTTCGTTCTCGATGCTCTCCTGGCTCGACAGGCGAACGACATCGGGCACGTGGCGCATCGCCACCGACTTCCCGAATCTGCCGGCATGGATCTGCAAGACCGTCGGCGGCACGACAACGCATTGGGCGGGCGCGAGCCTGCGTTTCCAGCCCCATGAATTCAAGGCGAAAACGCATTACGGCGAGATCAAGGATGCGAACCTGCTCGACTGGCCCGTCACAAGCGAGGAAATGGCGCCGTGGTACGACCGCGCCGAAAAGAAGATGGGCGTTACGCGCACCAACGGTTTGCCTGGTCTGCCCGGCAACAACAACTTCAAGGTGATGTACAACGGCGCGACGAAGGTCGGCTACAAGGCGTGCAACACGGGCCACATGGCGACCAACAGTATCGTGCGTGATGACCGCGCGCATTGCTTCCAGCGCGGCTTCTGCTTCCAGGGCTGCCGCACGGGCGCCAAATGGTCGACGCTTTATACCGAGATTCCGCGCGCGCAGGCGACGGGCCATATGGAGCTTCGCACGCAGGCGCAGGTCGTGAAGATCGACACGGACGCGAAGGGCAAGGCGAGCGCCGTGGTCTATTACGATGCCGACGGCAAGCTGCAACGCCAGAAAGCGCGCATCGTGGCGGTGGCGGGCAACGCGATCGAAACGCCGCGCCTGCTGCTGAATTCGCATTCGAGCCGCTTCCCGGACGGACTCGCCAATTCGTCGGGACAGGTGGGCCGCAACTACATGCGTCATACCACGGGTTCCGTCTACGCCGTGTTCAACGACAAGGTCGACATGTACAAGGGCACGACGATGGCGGGCATCATCGAAGACGAAGCGCGCTTCGATACGTCGCGTGGTTTCGCGGGTGGCTATCACATGGAAACGGTGTCGCTCGGTCTGCCGTTCTATGCGGCGTTTCTGAATCCCGGCGCGTGGGGCGCCGACTTCGCGCAGGCAATGGATTCGTATCCGTACACGGCAGGCATGTGGATCGTCGGCGAGGACATGCCGCGCGAGACGAACCGCATCACGCTGAATACAGACGTGAAGGATCAGTACGGCTTGCCCGTGCCCAACGTGCATTTCGACGATCACCCGAACGACGAAGCAATGCGCGAGCACGGCTTCAGGCAGGGCAGCGCGGTGTATCAGGCGGCAGGTGCGAAGACCGTGTATCGCGTGCCGCCTTATCCGTCGACGCACAATCTCGGCACTGCGCGCATGAGCGCGCGGGCGCAGGACGGCGTGTGCAACAGGTTCGGCCAGACGCATGACGCGCCGAATCTGTTCATCTCCGACGGCAGCCAGTTCACGACGGGCGCCGCCGAAAACCCGACACTGACTATCGTGACGCTCGCGATCCGTCAGGCCGACTACATCGCGAGTCAGATGAACAGGCGCACAATCTGA